In Vanacampus margaritifer isolate UIUO_Vmar chromosome 9, RoL_Vmar_1.0, whole genome shotgun sequence, the following proteins share a genomic window:
- the LOC144057618 gene encoding uncharacterized protein LOC144057618, whose product MDKDKGSDNPDHSNWMEMHQFIGDLLMSSGSSAKEQHDVLNVWSMLGGGDLLQQARPMHDKIDAALKKSKASDDMRHVCTCPGCPFSSPRQASSSLQHSEASKERSPSSTSTSPPLPLSPPDSCPEPSGSSESRPDPETPPSRLSSLNPLSSMFPCSAFCHTHHHFHHHHCPISTCLPCPQPPFPCLASLQSRLQQRVPEERGRPPTAPSSHPCMHCPASFSKPSQLLQHQRTEHGQKPSGFLCTQCGRTFNSHSNLRIHLHVHTGARPYTCGECGKGFSQSGALKIHRRIHTGERPYSCGFCGRGFPHLAGLRAHQRIHTGEKPYRCGQCGKCFTQSGALKIHIRIHTGERPFVCNICGKAFSNRSGIRFHNQTVHGLTPEQSGLTGVQLGRPRTYPPANPNAPHGPDAPSQSGSQSGFAPLGGNAGKCPAEGESTRLAYECEDCGLRFKDAPSRNTHQTVAHYSAEERDPKDGSTNEGVTPDSGE is encoded by the exons AAGACAAAGGCAGCGACAAT CCAGACCACAGCAACTGGATGGAGATGCACCAATTCATCGGCGACCTCCTAATGTCGTCGGGGAGCTCCGCGAAGGAGCAGCACGACGTTTTGAACGTGTGGAGCATGTTAGGAGGAGGGGATCTGCTCCAACAAGCCCGACCGATGCACGACAAGATCGATGCGGCGCTGAAGAAAAGCAAGGCCAGTGACG ATATGCGCCATGTCTGCACCTGCCCCGGCTGCCCTTTCTCCTCTCCCAGACAAGCCTCGTCCTCACTTCAACACTCGGAGGCTTCAAAAGAGCGCAGCCCTTCCTCCACAAGCACCAGCCCTCCTCTTCCACTGAGCCCACCCGACAGCTGCCCTGAACCAAGCGGCTCATCCGAGAGCAGGCCCGACCCGGAAACTCCCCCATCCCGACTGTCCTCCTTGAACCCGCTCTCCTCCATGTTCCCTTGCTCCGCGTTCTGCCACACGCACCACCActtccaccaccaccactgccCCATCAGCACATGCCTGCCATGCCCGCAACCTCCCTTCCCCTGCCTGGCGTCTTTGCAGTCCCGCCTGCAGCAGCGCGTGCCCGAGGAGCGCGGCCGCCCGCCGACGGCCCCCTCGTCGCACCCCTGCATGCACTGCCCTGCGTCCTTCTCCAAACCCTCGCAGCTGCTGCAGCATCAGCGCACCGAACACGGCCAAAAGCCGTCCGGCTTCTTGTGCACGCAGTGCGGTCGGACCTTCAACTCGCACAGCAACCTGCGCATCCACCTCCACGTGCACACGGGCGCCCGGCCGTACACCTGCGGCGAATGCGGCAAGGGGTTCAGCCAGTCGGGCGCTCTCAAGATCCACAGGCGGATCCACACGGGCGAGAGGCCGTACTCCTGCGGCTTCTGCGGGAGGGGCTTCCCCCACCTGGCGGGGCTCCGAGCCCATCAGAGGATCCACACGGGGGAGAAGCCTTACCGCTGCGGCCAGTGCGGGAAGTGCTTCACCCAATCTGGCGCCCTCAAGATTCACATCCGAATCCACACCGGCGAGCGGCCGTTCGTTTGTAACATCTGCGGAAAAGCCTTCTCCAACCGCTCCGGCATCCGCTTCCACAACCAAACGGTCCACGGTTTAACCCCGGAGCAATCGGGGCTCACGGGGGTGCAGCTTGGGCGTCCTCGCACTTATCCGCCCGCTAATCCAAACGCGCCTCACGGCCCCGACGCTCCATCGCAGAGCGGGAGTCAATCTGGATTTGCGCCGCTTGGTGGGAACGCCGGCAAGTGTCCGGCAGAGGGAGAGAGCACGAGGCTGGCTTACGAATGCGAGGACTGCGGTCTGCGTTTTAAAGACGCGCCTTCACGGAACACACACCAGACTGTGGCGCACTACTCTGCGGAGGAGCGGGATCCTAAAGATGGAAGCACAAATGAGGGCGTCACCCCTGACAGTGGAGAGTAA